One genomic region from Spirosoma sp. KCTC 42546 encodes:
- a CDS encoding inorganic pyrophosphatase translates to MKSNFKAHPWHGIPIGELAPKQVTCFIEIVPTDTVKYEIDKTTGYLKIDRPQQYSNVLPALYGFIPQTYCGDQIAKLASDKSGRVVEMGDGDPLDICVLTEREITHGDLILQAIPIGGFRLIDKGEADDKIIAVLKGDAMYGQYTELGQLPEAVVKRLRHYFLTYKNLPEEPAVMELANIYGQAEAWEVIQTSINDYKLM, encoded by the coding sequence ATGAAGAGTAATTTTAAGGCCCACCCATGGCATGGTATTCCAATAGGCGAGTTAGCGCCAAAACAAGTTACCTGTTTTATCGAGATTGTACCGACCGATACTGTTAAATACGAGATTGACAAAACAACGGGCTACCTCAAAATTGACCGCCCGCAGCAATATTCCAACGTGCTTCCCGCCCTCTATGGTTTTATTCCTCAAACCTACTGTGGCGATCAAATTGCCAAATTAGCCAGCGATAAATCGGGCCGGGTAGTTGAAATGGGTGATGGTGACCCACTCGATATTTGTGTATTAACGGAGCGGGAAATTACCCACGGTGACCTGATTCTACAGGCTATCCCCATCGGTGGATTCCGATTGATCGACAAAGGCGAGGCCGATGATAAAATTATTGCCGTACTGAAAGGGGATGCTATGTACGGTCAGTACACCGAACTAGGCCAGCTGCCTGAAGCGGTTGTAAAACGCCTACGTCACTACTTCCTGACTTATAAAAACCTGCCCGAAGAACCCGCCGTGATGGAGCTGGCGAATATTTATGGACAGGCCGAAGCCTGGGAAGTTATCCAGACATCGATCAACGATTATAAGCTGATGTAA
- a CDS encoding MBL fold metallo-hydrolase: MESELELDLPVGTATKSPYDVTEDVVGLKTLFVNVFFIGTPGVGNSWVLVDTGLAGYAGQIKKKAEELFGVGTQPDAIILTHGHADHTGTLKTLLNDWDVPVYAHRLELPYLQGKSSYPPPDPAIGGGAMAYMSWVFPIGPSDFGDRIKSIAENGTFPELPDWRAIHTPGHAPGHISLFRDKDRTLLAGDAFVTTNQNAMTAVATQREEFHGPPAYFTCDWEAAKKSVLKLNNLNPLAAGTGHGVSVRGLDLELGLNRLAHDFETRSIPSADGRYVKQPAVTDENGIVDMPPPTSFQVARTIAWSALAGLTLYVLWSGRRLINGK, translated from the coding sequence ATGGAAAGTGAACTCGAACTTGATTTGCCGGTCGGTACGGCCACAAAATCTCCTTATGATGTAACGGAGGATGTGGTAGGGTTAAAAACGTTGTTTGTCAACGTCTTCTTTATTGGAACGCCCGGTGTTGGCAATTCCTGGGTGCTGGTTGACACAGGTTTAGCAGGGTATGCTGGCCAGATTAAGAAAAAGGCTGAAGAGTTATTTGGCGTGGGTACCCAACCCGACGCCATTATACTGACACATGGCCACGCGGACCATACTGGTACACTGAAAACCTTACTGAATGATTGGGATGTGCCTGTGTACGCACACCGGCTCGAACTGCCTTACTTGCAGGGGAAATCGAGCTATCCACCCCCAGATCCAGCCATTGGCGGTGGTGCTATGGCGTATATGTCGTGGGTATTTCCGATTGGACCGAGTGATTTTGGTGATCGAATTAAATCCATTGCAGAGAACGGTACTTTTCCTGAGTTACCAGATTGGCGGGCTATCCATACACCCGGTCACGCCCCAGGCCACATCTCGCTCTTTCGGGATAAAGACCGTACCCTGCTGGCAGGTGATGCCTTCGTAACAACCAACCAAAACGCAATGACAGCCGTGGCTACCCAGCGGGAAGAGTTTCACGGCCCACCTGCCTATTTCACCTGCGACTGGGAAGCCGCTAAAAAGTCGGTGTTAAAATTGAATAACCTCAACCCATTAGCTGCCGGAACAGGGCATGGGGTATCGGTGCGTGGGCTTGACTTGGAGTTAGGCCTTAACCGGCTGGCCCATGATTTTGAGACCCGTTCTATTCCATCGGCAGATGGTCGATACGTAAAACAACCCGCCGTGACCGATGAGAACGGTATCGTGGATATGCCTCCACCAACTTCCTTCCAGGTTGCCCGTACAATAGCCTGGAGTGCCTTGGCCGGGTTGACATTGTATGTACTATGGTCGGGCAGGCGTTTAATCAATGGAAAATAA
- the pepT gene encoding peptidase T gives MENYTFTERRPGAVDRFLRYVQIDTQSDPQSTANPSTEKQKDLSRVLVQELLDMGIADAELDQWGYVYATIPANTDKENVPTICFCSHVDTSPDVTGAGVKPMIHRHWDGSDIVLPDDPSQVIRVVDHPDLQHQIGNDIITASGTTLLGADNKAGVAEIMDAAHYLITNPGIKHGPIRLLFTPDEEIGRGTENVDIQKLGSDFGYTIDGEALGTLEDETFSADAVKITIQGVSTHPGFAKGKLENALKIAADLLAALPKNALSPETTEAKEGFVHPTRMEGNQDQAVLEFIIRDFTEVGLQEKETYLQNVLNDIVKNYPGSSAQLVVKEQYRNMKDVLDQYPSVVDNALEAIRRAGLSAERRSIRGGTDGSRLSFMGLPCPNIFAGEHAFHSRLEWVSVQDMQKAVEVIVNVAQVWEERS, from the coding sequence ATGGAAAATTACACCTTTACCGAACGTCGGCCCGGAGCCGTAGACCGCTTTCTGCGCTACGTGCAGATTGACACCCAGTCGGACCCGCAATCGACGGCGAATCCGAGTACCGAGAAACAGAAAGATCTTAGCCGTGTACTGGTACAGGAACTGCTCGATATGGGCATCGCAGACGCTGAACTCGACCAATGGGGCTATGTGTACGCCACCATACCGGCCAATACCGATAAGGAGAACGTGCCAACCATCTGTTTCTGTTCGCATGTCGATACATCACCAGATGTGACAGGGGCGGGGGTAAAACCAATGATTCATCGGCACTGGGACGGTTCTGATATTGTCCTGCCCGATGATCCGTCGCAGGTGATCCGGGTGGTGGATCATCCTGATTTGCAGCATCAGATCGGCAATGACATTATTACGGCTAGCGGAACTACGCTACTGGGAGCTGACAACAAAGCGGGCGTAGCCGAAATTATGGATGCGGCACACTATCTGATCACAAATCCAGGCATCAAACATGGTCCTATTCGACTGCTATTTACACCCGATGAAGAAATAGGGCGAGGAACCGAAAACGTAGATATCCAGAAGTTAGGGTCTGATTTTGGCTACACGATCGACGGGGAAGCGTTGGGCACGCTCGAAGATGAAACCTTCTCTGCCGATGCGGTAAAAATTACCATTCAGGGAGTGAGCACTCATCCGGGCTTTGCCAAAGGCAAACTTGAGAATGCCCTGAAAATTGCGGCTGATCTGCTGGCAGCGTTGCCCAAAAACGCCCTATCGCCCGAAACCACGGAAGCAAAAGAAGGCTTTGTTCACCCAACGCGGATGGAGGGCAATCAGGATCAGGCCGTTTTAGAATTCATTATCCGCGACTTTACGGAAGTGGGTTTACAGGAAAAAGAAACCTACCTGCAAAATGTGCTGAATGATATAGTAAAGAACTATCCTGGCTCATCGGCGCAACTGGTTGTGAAAGAACAATACCGGAATATGAAAGATGTGCTGGATCAATATCCTTCGGTAGTCGATAACGCGCTCGAAGCCATCCGACGGGCGGGGTTATCTGCTGAGCGTCGCAGTATCCGGGGCGGAACCGATGGATCGCGACTGTCGTTTATGGGATTGCCTTGCCCTAATATCTTTGCGGGTGAGCATGCATTTCACTCCCGCCTGGAGTGGGTTTCAGTGCAGGATATGCAAAAGGCCGTTGAGGTAATTGTAAACGTAGCGCAGGTTTGGGAGGAGCGGAGTTAA
- the sppA gene encoding signal peptide peptidase SppA, whose amino-acid sequence MRQFLKYVLATLVGLVLFSFVGFLFLIGLAAALSSSSDEKVDVKANSVLKIDLDKPIEERSSENPFEGFGPIQGTGDAIGLVELKRALKDAKEDKNIEGIYLQTEDPQAGWATVEEVRNALIDFKQSKKFVYAYAEGMSEKGYYLASVADKIYLNPAGELEWNGLNAELSFFKGTLDKLSLKPEIFRVGEFKSAVEPFIRENMSEPNKRQVTSFMNSINDHMLVRVAQSRNLRVDSLKRYADNLTIQKPEDALRTKLITNVGYQDELEAVIRKQLDIDEKKKINYVSLNKYEKSEKDDEEGSSKNRIAVIVASGDIHSGKSGDNSIGSETITEEIRKARLDDKVKAIVLRVNSGGGSALASDVMYREVELAKKAKPVIGSMSDYAASGGYYMLMGCNKIVAQPNTITGSIGVFSLLFNTETFFKDKLGITYDRVKTNENADFPTGTHEMTPFQKQTMQRSTERVYAQFTGKAAAGRKLPVDSIRAIAGGRVWTGSQGKAIGLVDQLGGLDDAIKLAAQSAKLKDGDYKLKYQPRKKPFFEQVMSSFGGDEESRIQAQLGELAPYVKYLKKLKTLEGIQMRMPFEIEIR is encoded by the coding sequence ATGCGACAGTTTCTTAAATATGTTCTGGCCACGTTAGTTGGTCTGGTACTGTTTTCGTTTGTTGGTTTTCTGTTTTTAATTGGTCTGGCGGCAGCCTTGTCGTCGTCCAGTGATGAGAAAGTTGATGTGAAAGCGAACTCAGTGCTAAAAATAGATTTAGACAAACCCATTGAAGAACGTAGTAGCGAAAATCCGTTTGAGGGTTTTGGACCAATTCAGGGTACGGGCGACGCCATTGGCCTGGTTGAGTTGAAGCGAGCGCTAAAGGATGCTAAGGAGGATAAAAACATCGAGGGTATTTACCTCCAGACCGAAGATCCGCAGGCGGGTTGGGCTACCGTTGAAGAAGTTCGAAATGCCCTGATCGACTTTAAGCAATCGAAAAAGTTTGTCTACGCCTATGCCGAGGGTATGAGCGAAAAAGGTTACTACCTGGCCTCCGTAGCAGACAAGATTTACCTGAATCCAGCCGGTGAACTGGAATGGAATGGCCTCAATGCGGAACTATCGTTTTTTAAAGGTACGCTCGATAAATTAAGCCTGAAACCTGAGATTTTCCGGGTAGGGGAGTTTAAAAGCGCGGTTGAGCCGTTCATTCGTGAGAATATGAGCGAACCGAACAAACGTCAGGTAACTTCGTTCATGAACTCGATCAACGACCATATGCTGGTTCGGGTGGCACAAAGCCGTAACCTACGGGTAGATTCGCTGAAGCGATATGCCGATAACCTGACGATTCAGAAACCCGAAGATGCACTGCGTACTAAACTTATTACCAATGTTGGTTATCAGGACGAATTGGAAGCTGTAATTCGGAAGCAACTGGATATTGACGAGAAAAAGAAGATCAACTACGTTTCGCTCAATAAATACGAAAAGTCGGAGAAAGACGATGAGGAAGGCAGCAGTAAGAATCGCATCGCCGTCATTGTCGCTTCTGGTGATATTCATTCTGGAAAAAGTGGTGATAATAGCATCGGCTCAGAAACGATTACCGAAGAGATCCGGAAAGCTCGCCTGGACGATAAAGTGAAAGCAATTGTGCTTCGGGTTAATTCAGGTGGCGGTAGTGCACTGGCATCGGATGTGATGTACCGCGAAGTTGAACTGGCCAAGAAAGCCAAACCCGTTATTGGCTCAATGTCCGATTATGCAGCATCAGGTGGCTATTACATGCTCATGGGCTGCAATAAGATTGTGGCTCAGCCTAACACGATTACTGGCTCTATTGGCGTATTCTCGCTGTTGTTCAATACCGAAACCTTTTTTAAAGACAAACTCGGTATCACCTACGATCGTGTGAAAACCAACGAGAACGCTGATTTTCCAACAGGTACCCATGAAATGACACCCTTTCAGAAGCAGACTATGCAACGGTCGACCGAGCGGGTATATGCGCAGTTTACGGGTAAAGCCGCAGCAGGTCGTAAACTGCCTGTCGACAGCATCCGGGCTATTGCGGGCGGTCGTGTCTGGACGGGTAGTCAGGGCAAAGCCATCGGCCTGGTCGATCAGCTCGGCGGTTTGGACGATGCTATTAAGTTAGCCGCTCAATCGGCTAAACTCAAAGACGGCGACTATAAACTGAAATACCAGCCCCGCAAAAAGCCTTTTTTCGAACAGGTGATGAGTTCGTTTGGTGGGGATGAGGAAAGTCGGATTCAGGCGCAGCTTGGCGAATTAGCCCCTTATGTGAAGTACCTGAAAAAACTTAAAACCCTGGAAGGTATTCAAATGCGGATGCCCTTTGAGATCGAGATTCGATAA
- a CDS encoding tRNA1(Val) (adenine(37)-N6)-methyltransferase: MFSFKQFTIRQERTAMKVCTDACVLGAYADLGEGGRVLDIGTGTGLLALMAAQRNPTALIDAVEVDEAAFGQASENVTVSPFAERVNVVHERIQDFNLIPGSTPITGERKLGIPDSSPLSYNSRGAGDEVFYDRILTNPPFYTNHLRSPDKAVNRALHTNELPFPELISSVVRLMKPAGEWWVLLPPYETEKLIELTQGTGLEPFKQLFLRHNAQKPVFRVVTGFSFRNSSVKQETLTIYKTSKQTEPGKNQPRETYTSEFRELLRDFYLIF, from the coding sequence TTGTTTTCGTTCAAGCAATTCACCATTCGGCAAGAGCGTACGGCCATGAAAGTTTGTACGGACGCCTGTGTGCTTGGAGCCTATGCGGATTTAGGCGAAGGCGGGCGTGTTTTGGACATCGGAACGGGTACGGGTTTGCTGGCCCTGATGGCTGCTCAACGAAACCCAACGGCACTGATTGATGCGGTTGAAGTAGACGAAGCTGCATTCGGGCAAGCTAGTGAGAATGTAACCGTCAGCCCGTTTGCTGAGCGTGTGAATGTTGTTCATGAACGTATTCAGGACTTTAACCTCATCCCCGGCTCTACTCCTATAACAGGAGAGAGGAAATTGGGAATCCCCGACTCTTCACCCCTCTCCTATAACAGCAGAGGGGCCGGGGATGAAGTTTTTTACGACCGCATTCTGACAAATCCCCCGTTCTATACAAACCACCTTCGGTCGCCGGATAAGGCCGTAAATCGTGCCCTCCATACTAACGAATTGCCGTTTCCAGAATTGATTTCGTCTGTAGTTCGGTTGATGAAACCAGCAGGGGAGTGGTGGGTATTGTTGCCACCTTATGAAACCGAAAAATTAATAGAATTAACCCAGGGAACTGGTTTGGAGCCGTTTAAGCAGTTGTTTCTTAGGCATAATGCACAAAAGCCTGTTTTTCGTGTGGTAACCGGTTTCTCGTTCAGAAACAGCTCGGTAAAGCAGGAAACGCTCACGATTTATAAAACCAGTAAACAGACAGAGCCTGGAAAGAACCAGCCACGAGAAACGTACACGTCAGAATTTCGAGAGTTACTTCGCGATTTTTACCTGATTTTCTGA
- a CDS encoding acyltransferase family protein → MQSTLSKQTPSPVLTDLSQRRYDLDWLRFMAIITLFFYHTGMIYVSWGFHIKSAEHSLPMEYVMRWLHRWRMPLLFFISGAGTFFALKKRSYGSYAGERVRRLFVPLVFGMFVIVPPQIYVEWLFRGRFSGSYAEFYPEVFKFQPYQDGGAGGAFSWHHLWFICYLFFYSLLSIPLFNWLKKESGQRFIDKIGRLIARPGGALWLVGFLLLNDVALGGFFPNETHALVNDWAYFMKNLILFWLGYVLISRRDFWKILTDQRRYFLIATGICTVILFSFRFFVTQDEFDTSRLVITLFSFNGLALTWFSVLATVAYGYRYLNVNKPILPHLNEAVYPFYIIHQTVILLIGYYVLTRTSLGVYDGFLTISLSSLVVCIVVYLLLIRPFKLTRVLFGLKSK, encoded by the coding sequence ATGCAGTCGACACTGAGTAAACAAACTCCGAGCCCCGTACTCACTGATCTTAGCCAACGCCGGTACGATCTTGACTGGCTTCGCTTCATGGCTATTATCACGCTGTTTTTTTATCACACCGGTATGATTTACGTATCGTGGGGCTTTCACATCAAAAGTGCGGAACATAGCCTGCCCATGGAATACGTGATGCGCTGGCTCCACCGCTGGCGGATGCCGTTGCTATTTTTCATCTCCGGTGCCGGTACGTTCTTCGCTTTAAAAAAACGTTCTTATGGGTCCTACGCGGGTGAGCGCGTTCGGCGCTTGTTTGTGCCGCTGGTATTTGGCATGTTCGTGATTGTGCCCCCTCAGATTTATGTAGAATGGTTATTCCGGGGGCGGTTTTCGGGAAGTTATGCTGAGTTTTATCCCGAAGTGTTCAAGTTTCAACCCTATCAGGATGGGGGAGCCGGGGGCGCGTTTAGCTGGCATCACCTGTGGTTTATCTGTTACCTTTTCTTTTATTCATTGCTGAGCATCCCGCTGTTCAACTGGCTAAAAAAAGAATCAGGACAGCGCTTTATAGACAAAATTGGGCGGCTCATTGCCCGGCCCGGTGGTGCGTTATGGTTAGTTGGCTTTCTATTGCTCAATGATGTTGCCCTGGGTGGTTTCTTTCCCAACGAAACACATGCCTTGGTGAATGATTGGGCCTATTTTATGAAAAATCTGATTCTGTTCTGGTTAGGATATGTATTAATCAGCCGACGGGATTTCTGGAAAATCCTCACTGATCAACGGCGATATTTTCTGATTGCAACGGGCATCTGTACTGTAATTTTATTCAGTTTTCGCTTTTTCGTGACGCAAGATGAATTTGATACGTCCAGGCTGGTCATAACACTTTTCAGCTTCAATGGCTTAGCGCTAACCTGGTTTTCTGTACTGGCAACGGTTGCTTACGGGTATCGCTATCTGAACGTTAACAAGCCGATTTTACCGCATCTGAACGAAGCCGTTTATCCGTTTTACATCATTCACCAAACGGTTATTTTGCTGATTGGCTACTACGTGTTAACCAGAACCAGCCTGGGTGTTTATGATGGGTTCCTGACAATAAGCCTATCCTCATTAGTAGTTTGCATCGTTGTTTATCTGCTATTGATTCGCCCGTTTAAGCTGACACGCGTCCTGTTTGGCCTCAAATCGAAATAA
- a CDS encoding glycosyltransferase family 2 protein — translation MPESLQLTVLIPLYNEDESLPELHDWIVRVVTEHHFTYEILFVDDGSTDDSWAVIDRLARTNSAVRGIRFNRNYGKTAALQAGFQAVRGQVVITMDADLQDSPDEIPELYRMITEEKYDLVSGWKQKRYDPITKTLPTKLFNSVSRWISGVQLHDFNCGLKAYRQKVVKTIAPTLYGDMHRNLPIVANWNGFGRIGEKVVQHRARKYGTTKFGLERFVNGFLDVLVIGFVQKFSKRPMHFFGTFGTLSFFVGTVLALWLIVDKLINIAQGVKFRNATDNPLFYFGLVAIILGVQLFLAGFLGEMLVRQSLGKSVDMQIAERVGFSEHKVSV, via the coding sequence ATGCCAGAATCGCTTCAACTGACCGTTCTGATCCCGCTCTACAACGAAGATGAGTCGCTGCCTGAACTGCACGACTGGATAGTACGGGTTGTAACAGAACATCACTTTACGTACGAAATCCTGTTCGTTGACGACGGCAGTACCGACGATTCGTGGGCTGTTATCGACCGGTTGGCGCGTACCAATTCCGCTGTACGTGGCATTCGGTTTAATCGAAATTATGGCAAAACGGCAGCCTTACAGGCAGGTTTTCAGGCCGTACGGGGGCAAGTTGTTATTACGATGGATGCCGATTTGCAGGATAGTCCCGATGAAATTCCGGAGCTGTACCGTATGATTACGGAAGAAAAGTACGACCTTGTATCTGGCTGGAAGCAAAAACGCTACGACCCCATTACAAAGACACTGCCAACCAAACTGTTCAACTCGGTATCGCGCTGGATTTCGGGGGTGCAGCTTCACGATTTCAACTGCGGATTGAAAGCCTATCGTCAGAAAGTGGTGAAAACCATAGCCCCAACGCTCTACGGCGACATGCACCGTAACCTGCCGATTGTGGCTAACTGGAACGGCTTTGGCCGGATTGGCGAGAAAGTCGTTCAACACCGGGCACGCAAATACGGGACTACTAAATTTGGCCTGGAACGCTTTGTGAATGGCTTTCTTGACGTATTGGTGATCGGGTTCGTTCAAAAATTTAGTAAGCGGCCGATGCACTTTTTTGGTACGTTTGGTACCTTGTCATTTTTTGTGGGCACGGTACTGGCGCTATGGTTAATCGTCGATAAACTGATCAATATTGCGCAGGGCGTTAAATTCAGAAATGCCACCGATAATCCGCTGTTTTACTTCGGTTTAGTGGCAATTATCCTGGGTGTTCAGTTATTCCTGGCTGGTTTCTTAGGTGAAATGCTGGTACGTCAGTCGCTGGGAAAATCCGTTGATATGCAGATTGCCGAGCGGGTCGGCTTTTCAGAACATAAAGTATCAGTATAA
- a CDS encoding AraC family transcriptional regulator, protein MQTLPIHLDLFALIIFLGVAQGLFLGIFFLTGGRGKNISNRCHGLFMLVLSAISGEIVLNYTNYTFRLLWLGDFSEPFNFLLGPLFYFFVFSRLWQRLPHRWAWHLVPFGVWLINSVTWMYQPIEFKYNSYINSQHPELPFIRQHIQWEDDFTGLRDLISEMTLVSCFIYAVLALLVIRKASRQGSALRSTAKLKSLLLPSWLFALVPFLIALVKPQFVNDVGDYLLATYIAITIYTNSFLVMSRSDFFRDEPPVEPKAIEPDLPAEPKKKYEKSALSEEVEDAVLTKLARLLDTEKPYLDSDLSLPKLAARLNTSPHHLSQLLNDRLGQNFFDWLATYRIAEAQRLLTDSSTAHLKIDEIAERVGYNSPSAFHTAFKRLTSQTPAQYRAKDLGDTAFRQGA, encoded by the coding sequence ATGCAAACGCTTCCCATTCACCTTGACCTATTCGCACTCATAATTTTTCTGGGTGTGGCACAGGGTCTGTTTCTGGGTATTTTCTTTCTAACAGGTGGGCGAGGGAAGAACATATCCAATCGGTGTCATGGGTTGTTTATGTTAGTGTTGTCGGCCATAAGTGGGGAAATAGTTCTGAACTATACCAACTACACATTTCGGCTGTTGTGGCTAGGCGATTTTTCTGAGCCGTTCAATTTTTTGTTGGGTCCGCTCTTCTACTTTTTCGTTTTCAGCCGACTTTGGCAGCGATTGCCCCATCGCTGGGCATGGCATTTAGTACCGTTTGGCGTCTGGCTGATTAATTCGGTAACCTGGATGTATCAGCCTATCGAGTTCAAATACAACTCCTACATCAATTCACAGCATCCCGAATTGCCATTTATACGGCAACATATCCAGTGGGAGGACGATTTTACGGGACTACGTGATCTCATTAGTGAGATGACACTCGTTAGCTGTTTTATCTACGCTGTACTGGCATTGCTGGTTATTCGGAAGGCAAGTCGACAGGGTTCCGCACTTCGCTCAACGGCAAAATTAAAATCACTTCTTTTGCCGAGTTGGCTGTTTGCCCTGGTCCCATTTCTGATTGCCCTGGTCAAGCCCCAGTTCGTTAATGATGTCGGTGATTACCTATTGGCCACGTACATCGCGATCACCATTTATACGAACAGTTTTTTAGTGATGAGCCGGTCCGATTTTTTTCGGGACGAACCGCCTGTTGAACCGAAAGCTATCGAGCCTGATTTGCCTGCTGAACCCAAAAAGAAATACGAGAAATCGGCGCTATCGGAAGAAGTTGAAGATGCTGTTCTGACTAAACTCGCTCGTCTACTGGATACAGAAAAACCTTATCTCGACAGTGATTTGTCGTTGCCAAAACTAGCTGCTCGACTCAATACGAGTCCGCATCACTTATCCCAGTTGCTCAACGATCGGCTGGGTCAGAATTTCTTCGACTGGCTGGCCACCTACCGAATTGCTGAGGCTCAACGCCTGCTAACCGATTCATCAACTGCCCACCTGAAAATTGATGAAATTGCCGAGCGGGTTGGCTACAATTCCCCATCTGCTTTTCATACCGCCTTTAAGCGACTGACGAGCCAGACGCCAGCGCAGTACCGGGCCAAGGACCTGGGTGATACGGCCTTCCGGCAGGGGGCATAG
- a CDS encoding viroplasmin family protein, which translates to MAEKRPKFYVVWQGRKPGVYDSWDEAKVQTDGFPKPLFKSFDSKPAALKAFKDKPHVHIGQATKPAGKQGKLDGLVGLPIQDSLVVDAAWNTATGDMEYQGIYLATKQKLFLKGPYLDGTNNIGEFLAIVHALALLHQKGSNIPVYSDSRTAIGWVQKKKANTKLEETARNAELFELLERAENWLQTHRFANKVLKWETTVWGENPADFGRK; encoded by the coding sequence ATGGCTGAGAAAAGGCCGAAATTTTATGTTGTCTGGCAAGGCCGAAAGCCAGGAGTTTATGATAGTTGGGACGAAGCTAAAGTCCAGACGGATGGGTTTCCTAAACCCCTGTTTAAGTCGTTCGATAGTAAGCCCGCTGCGCTGAAAGCCTTTAAAGACAAACCCCATGTTCATATCGGTCAGGCAACCAAGCCCGCTGGTAAACAGGGAAAGCTGGATGGTTTGGTTGGTTTACCCATTCAGGATAGTCTGGTTGTTGATGCGGCCTGGAATACGGCAACGGGCGATATGGAATACCAGGGCATCTACCTGGCCACTAAGCAAAAGCTATTTCTAAAAGGCCCCTATTTGGATGGAACCAACAATATTGGTGAGTTCCTGGCCATCGTTCATGCGTTGGCCCTGCTTCATCAGAAGGGCAGTAACATTCCGGTGTATTCCGATTCCAGGACGGCCATTGGTTGGGTACAAAAGAAAAAAGCGAACACCAAACTGGAAGAAACCGCTCGGAATGCCGAACTCTTCGAGTTGCTTGAGCGGGCCGAAAACTGGCTCCAGACCCACCGGTTCGCCAACAAAGTTCTAAAGTGGGAAACCACCGTCTGGGGCGAAAATCCAGCAGATTTTGGGAGAAAATGA